One window of Dyadobacter sandarakinus genomic DNA carries:
- a CDS encoding T9SS type A sorting domain-containing protein — MNFTKIGCMAALWVLCAGNTFAQRFYAVVFNQLPRDFQLYARSDNDTATVPIAGIIEAAGWDHMSVVTYRNKEQVAYDSVRLNYGTASSATFQLNPRIKAEMADYDFEVYACKEADSVLVVKRTEVVAGDFYVISGQSNAAAVHFGNWSSKYARTIARMPDASPNVGFGDTLWIASNWSWPYAGAWSVEMQRLILENDSIPTCVINGALPGSYIAGHVDRNANDIANSSLYGLLYRRIKVASPTRIRAFIWYQGEQEALENIQNYQAQYDKLYNYWRGDYPQVEKYIVVQIPVLFNPYYYAGTIREFQRKTKYTYEKTDHFNVMGLPYFDGIHYDIKGYQELGKRFYNYFANTIYRSVNDPNTACPDVRKIYYTSDKRDEITLMYDSLQTLKWPADTLMDDVNNVKFTKSLRDVYFFDGDETRSAGILSGTAQGNIVRLKVAAGTSAEKLTYLPAYKGEKVRVYYGPFLKNSRGLGAFSFQEVPIAAPLVFSVFEAKENLFSTVNVTWASSGADTYVLERKAEDETGFSQLGNFNAATLAYEDKDVVPDVTYIYRIQGFSAAAESVIMTDTIKTAPLLSVEPSQQDLVWQIYPNPAAEQLEISFRNPTTGTVTLANAKGQGVQSKALVAQTSLRLNLSALPAGIYIVSLIQKNGITMSRKLLKK; from the coding sequence ATGAATTTTACAAAAATCGGCTGCATGGCAGCATTATGGGTTTTATGTGCGGGAAACACCTTCGCACAACGCTTTTACGCTGTTGTTTTCAATCAGCTGCCCCGTGATTTTCAATTGTACGCGCGGAGCGACAATGATACAGCCACTGTACCAATTGCAGGAATAATTGAAGCGGCCGGCTGGGACCACATGTCCGTGGTAACTTACCGTAACAAGGAGCAGGTGGCTTATGACAGTGTGAGGCTTAATTATGGAACTGCATCTTCCGCCACCTTCCAGCTCAACCCCAGGATCAAAGCCGAAATGGCCGACTACGACTTTGAGGTGTATGCGTGTAAAGAAGCGGATTCTGTACTTGTTGTAAAGCGGACAGAAGTAGTGGCGGGAGACTTTTACGTGATCAGCGGGCAATCCAATGCAGCCGCGGTACATTTCGGGAACTGGTCGAGCAAGTATGCACGTACCATCGCCCGTATGCCCGACGCCAGCCCCAATGTAGGTTTTGGCGACACGCTCTGGATTGCATCCAACTGGTCGTGGCCGTATGCAGGCGCATGGAGTGTGGAAATGCAGCGCCTGATCCTGGAAAATGATAGCATTCCTACCTGCGTGATCAATGGTGCATTGCCAGGATCGTACATCGCCGGCCATGTAGACCGGAATGCAAACGACATCGCCAATTCATCCCTGTACGGCCTGCTGTACCGCCGCATTAAAGTAGCCAGCCCGACGCGGATCCGGGCATTTATCTGGTACCAGGGCGAACAGGAAGCATTGGAAAACATTCAGAACTACCAGGCCCAGTACGACAAGCTTTATAATTACTGGCGGGGTGATTATCCGCAAGTTGAAAAATACATTGTCGTTCAGATCCCTGTGTTGTTCAACCCTTACTATTATGCCGGTACTATCCGCGAATTTCAGCGGAAAACCAAGTATACGTATGAAAAAACGGATCATTTCAATGTGATGGGCCTGCCGTACTTTGACGGGATCCATTATGATATCAAGGGCTACCAGGAGCTTGGAAAGAGGTTTTACAACTACTTTGCAAATACCATCTACCGCTCTGTCAATGACCCGAATACAGCATGTCCGGATGTCAGAAAAATTTACTACACCTCGGACAAAAGAGATGAAATCACGCTCATGTACGACAGTCTGCAAACACTGAAATGGCCGGCTGATACGCTCATGGATGATGTTAATAATGTCAAATTCACCAAAAGCCTGCGCGACGTTTACTTCTTTGATGGAGACGAAACACGGTCTGCCGGAATACTTTCGGGAACAGCCCAGGGAAATATTGTCAGGCTGAAAGTAGCGGCAGGTACCTCGGCTGAAAAGCTCACCTACCTGCCTGCCTACAAAGGGGAGAAAGTCCGCGTCTACTATGGTCCTTTTCTGAAAAACAGCAGAGGGCTGGGTGCATTTTCATTTCAGGAAGTACCGATTGCCGCACCGCTTGTTTTTTCTGTTTTTGAAGCTAAGGAAAATCTTTTTTCCACGGTCAATGTCACCTGGGCATCTTCCGGGGCGGATACCTACGTGCTCGAACGCAAAGCGGAGGATGAAACCGGGTTTTCCCAATTAGGAAACTTCAATGCCGCTACACTTGCCTATGAAGACAAGGATGTGGTACCGGATGTTACGTATATCTATCGTATCCAGGGATTTAGTGCTGCCGCTGAGTCGGTCATTATGACGGATACCATCAAAACGGCTCCCTTGCTGTCGGTTGAACCTTCGCAGCAGGATCTGGTCTGGCAGATATACCCTAATCCGGCAGCAGAGCAGCTGGAAATCAGTTTTCGTAATCCCACCACAGGCACCGTGACACTGGCCAATGCAAAAGGGCAGGGTGTGCAAAGCAAAGCATTGGTGGCGCAAACCAGCTTGCGGCTCAATTTATCGGCATTACCGGCTGGCATTTACATTGTATCGCTGATTCAGAAAAACGGAATTACAATGAGCAGGAAGTTGCTAAAAAAGTAA
- a CDS encoding 3-oxoacyl-ACP synthase III family protein, with amino-acid sequence MYINTVSHYLPSEVIGNEYFTNLNNLSNEWIVERTGISERRKAGEGENTSTMAMKAVESLLENIPYSKNEIDLIVGATYTPYDTIVTLAHAVQHQLQIPDIPVISISSACSSLLNSIEIVEGYFAMGKASKALVVVSDHNTAYYNEMDTVSGHLWGDGASAMLISKERQTDSDMTIKKLITGGAATSGKAIEAVVLRPNDRGVVMPFGRDVFQNACLYMPKVSQQVLQACGLTINDLDYLIPHQANHRISLNVINTLGIPAEKLISNIQYLGNTGCAGCAIALSENKEKFKKGENIVITVFGGGYSYGAMLITI; translated from the coding sequence ATGTATATTAATACAGTTAGTCATTATTTACCAAGCGAAGTTATTGGTAATGAATATTTTACAAATCTGAATAACCTGTCTAACGAGTGGATAGTAGAACGTACCGGAATATCGGAAAGACGCAAGGCAGGTGAGGGTGAGAATACCTCCACCATGGCTATGAAAGCAGTTGAATCACTCCTTGAGAACATTCCTTACAGTAAAAATGAAATTGACCTGATCGTAGGAGCCACGTATACGCCCTATGATACCATTGTAACCCTCGCCCACGCAGTTCAGCATCAGCTTCAGATTCCCGACATTCCTGTAATCAGCATTTCTTCGGCCTGCTCCTCTTTGCTGAATTCGATTGAAATTGTGGAAGGTTACTTTGCGATGGGAAAAGCTTCCAAGGCACTTGTTGTCGTTTCCGACCATAATACCGCGTATTACAATGAAATGGATACGGTTTCGGGCCACCTCTGGGGCGATGGTGCTTCGGCCATGCTGATCTCGAAGGAGCGGCAGACCGACTCGGACATGACCATTAAAAAGTTGATTACGGGTGGTGCGGCAACAAGCGGAAAAGCCATAGAAGCCGTAGTATTGCGTCCCAATGATCGCGGGGTTGTCATGCCATTTGGCCGGGATGTATTTCAGAATGCCTGCCTCTACATGCCGAAAGTAAGCCAGCAGGTGCTGCAAGCCTGCGGACTGACCATTAACGACCTCGATTACCTGATTCCGCACCAAGCCAACCACCGGATCAGCCTGAATGTGATCAATACGCTCGGCATTCCGGCCGAGAAGCTGATTTCCAATATTCAGTACCTTGGCAATACAGGTTGTGCAGGCTGTGCAATCGCACTTTCCGAGAATAAGGAGAAATTTAAAAAAGGCGAAAACATTGTTATTACCGTTTTTGGCGGTGGCTACTCCTATGGTGCCATGCTGATTACGATATAA
- the yihA gene encoding ribosome biogenesis GTP-binding protein YihA/YsxC, translated as MKIQDAHYVMSNSDFLKCPPPTLPEYAFIGRSNVGKSSLINMLTDKKSLAKTSQQPGKTQLINHFLINQEWYLVDLPGYGYAKVSKVEREKWEKMIHDYLYNRENLICTFVLIDIRHSALAVDLEFMEALGEAGIPFHVIFTKADKLKPSQAASQVAAYNAKMQETWDEVPPMFITSAEKREGAEAVLQTIENYNRTFQKTN; from the coding sequence ATGAAAATTCAGGATGCGCATTATGTAATGAGCAATTCGGATTTCCTTAAATGTCCGCCGCCAACCCTGCCGGAATATGCATTTATAGGACGCTCGAATGTGGGAAAATCGTCGCTCATCAACATGCTGACTGACAAAAAATCCCTGGCAAAGACATCACAGCAACCCGGAAAAACGCAGCTGATCAACCATTTTCTGATCAACCAGGAATGGTACCTCGTGGACCTTCCCGGCTATGGCTATGCCAAAGTGAGCAAGGTAGAGCGCGAAAAATGGGAAAAAATGATCCATGATTACCTGTATAACCGTGAAAACCTGATCTGCACGTTCGTTTTGATCGATATCCGTCACAGCGCGCTGGCGGTCGACCTTGAATTCATGGAGGCACTGGGCGAGGCAGGTATCCCTTTTCACGTAATTTTCACCAAAGCTGACAAGCTGAAACCCAGCCAGGCAGCCAGCCAGGTAGCGGCTTACAATGCTAAAATGCAGGAAACCTGGGACGAGGTCCCGCCTATGTTTATTACTTCCGCCGAAAAGCGCGAGGGAGCAGAGGCGGTGCTCCAAACAATAGAAAATTATAACCGTACGTTTCAGAAGACAAATTGA
- the murB gene encoding UDP-N-acetylmuramate dehydrogenase, translating to MQVLSHFPLTNLNTFGLEAEARYYARVTSAGELTSLLRDARWKDFPKFVLGGGSNVLLTRDINALVIQPDIRGIEAVKETNETVWLKAGAGEGWHSFVMYCVNHNLAGIENLSLIPGTVGAAPMQNIGAYGVEVKDVIETVEAVSLDSGELRIFSASECRFGYRESIFKHELKDRYIITAATFRLSRKPEFHVEYGDIQKTLETMGVTELSLKAVSEAVMHIRRSKLPDPAVIGNAGSFFKNPEITREDYEKSKALFPDMPGYPLENGNVKVPAGWLIEKAGWKGYREGAIGVHERQALVLVNYGGGRGEDLIALSRKIQSSVKQQFGIQLNAEVNLV from the coding sequence ATGCAGGTATTGTCCCATTTTCCGCTCACCAACCTCAACACCTTCGGGCTTGAAGCGGAAGCCCGCTACTATGCCAGAGTAACCTCCGCCGGTGAGCTCACAAGCCTCCTTCGGGATGCCCGGTGGAAGGATTTTCCAAAATTTGTTCTGGGCGGCGGCAGCAATGTACTGCTGACACGCGATATCAATGCACTCGTTATTCAGCCGGATATCAGGGGCATTGAAGCAGTAAAAGAAACAAACGAGACAGTCTGGCTGAAAGCAGGGGCAGGCGAGGGCTGGCACAGCTTCGTCATGTATTGTGTAAACCACAATCTGGCAGGCATTGAAAACCTGTCGCTCATTCCGGGGACTGTGGGTGCGGCACCCATGCAGAATATCGGCGCCTACGGGGTGGAGGTAAAAGATGTAATCGAAACCGTAGAGGCTGTATCGCTTGACAGCGGAGAGCTCCGTATTTTTTCGGCCTCCGAGTGCCGGTTTGGCTATCGCGAGAGTATTTTCAAGCATGAGCTGAAAGACCGGTACATTATTACCGCCGCTACTTTCAGACTGAGCCGGAAGCCCGAATTTCATGTAGAATACGGTGACATACAAAAAACTTTGGAGACCATGGGCGTCACTGAACTCTCTTTGAAAGCAGTCAGTGAGGCCGTCATGCATATCCGCCGCAGCAAGCTCCCCGATCCCGCCGTAATCGGCAATGCAGGTAGCTTTTTCAAAAATCCCGAGATAACGCGGGAAGATTATGAAAAATCAAAAGCACTTTTTCCTGACATGCCGGGCTATCCGCTGGAAAATGGAAATGTGAAAGTCCCGGCAGGCTGGCTTATCGAAAAGGCCGGCTGGAAAGGCTATCGCGAGGGTGCCATAGGCGTGCACGAGCGGCAGGCGCTGGTGCTGGTCAATTACGGAGGCGGGAGGGGAGAAGACCTTATTGCGCTGTCCCGGAAAATCCAGTCGTCGGTAAAACAGCAATTTGGCATTCAGCTGAATGCCGAGGTGAATTTGGTTTAA
- a CDS encoding glycosyltransferase, translating to MKKVLLLSTVHPARDPRIIYKVAPVLAGKYRVTCALPGAPEPFGPLIQVQSLPVHKYLFSRILVTFPAVLRMYWRLRPHTVHIFVPELIPLAMLFRWLGSTIVYEVQENYFKKFAIKKFNRAWIYRRAFRYFDQAARSRFHLIFTDDAYLEAYQNLTYTPAIVHNYPALPQIDQWKNGSVPGSFPQFVYAGVISMERSLDVLIRALEKIKMHYPDFTMHFFGPLRVNESVVRQLPGYEAVCNNLLFYGFTDQQVWMKVAAQAVAGIALLKPVADYPESYTTKMFEYMAMGIPVVTSDFPLYRNVVERSECGFCIFPYDADALAEKLLELIRDPEKRALMGRNGRKAVEENYNWKAEQQTLLSFYEHLD from the coding sequence ATGAAAAAAGTGCTGCTGCTGAGCACGGTGCATCCCGCCCGGGATCCCCGGATCATCTATAAAGTGGCACCTGTCCTGGCCGGAAAGTACAGGGTGACCTGCGCATTGCCTGGTGCGCCGGAACCTTTCGGGCCGCTGATACAAGTGCAATCCCTGCCTGTCCACAAATATCTTTTTTCGCGTATCCTGGTAACCTTTCCGGCCGTACTGCGCATGTACTGGCGACTGCGGCCGCATACGGTGCACATTTTTGTACCCGAACTTATTCCACTTGCCATGCTGTTCCGGTGGCTCGGAAGCACGATCGTGTATGAGGTACAGGAAAATTATTTTAAGAAATTTGCAATCAAGAAATTCAACCGGGCCTGGATTTACCGCAGGGCTTTCCGGTATTTTGATCAGGCAGCCCGCTCCCGGTTTCACCTGATTTTTACCGACGATGCTTACCTTGAAGCCTACCAAAACCTGACCTATACGCCTGCGATCGTTCATAATTATCCTGCACTACCACAGATTGATCAATGGAAAAACGGTAGTGTGCCAGGCTCGTTTCCGCAGTTTGTTTATGCCGGTGTCATCTCCATGGAACGCTCGCTGGATGTTCTGATTAGGGCATTGGAAAAAATAAAAATGCATTATCCAGATTTTACGATGCACTTTTTCGGTCCGCTGCGCGTAAATGAGTCAGTTGTACGGCAGCTGCCGGGCTATGAGGCTGTGTGTAACAATCTATTGTTTTACGGTTTTACAGATCAGCAGGTGTGGATGAAAGTAGCAGCTCAGGCGGTCGCCGGCATTGCGCTCCTGAAACCCGTTGCCGACTATCCGGAGTCGTATACGACCAAAATGTTCGAATATATGGCAATGGGCATTCCCGTAGTCACTTCGGACTTCCCGCTTTACCGCAACGTAGTGGAACGTTCGGAATGTGGCTTTTGTATATTTCCATACGATGCGGATGCACTGGCGGAGAAACTTCTGGAACTTATCCGGGATCCTGAAAAAAGAGCATTAATGGGCAGGAATGGCAGGAAGGCCGTGGAAGAAAATTATAACTGGAAAGCTGAGCAGCAGACTTTACTATCTTTCTATGAACATTTAGACTGA
- a CDS encoding SPOR domain-containing protein, translated as MTLEKKFLWALHLGVIILSGCSRKAAVSSLGSDYNENLSAVRPRFEYVEPVVGKKSEAPAAPVNKPAPAANLDKPLYINKKLDTALDTMARQNKAIRYINGFRIQIYVGNVRQEAEGAKTYVYQFFPDLNPYISYSQPTYRVKVGDFIYRSDAEQYLELIRDQYSSAVILPDRVDIKRSLMVSLPSESN; from the coding sequence ATGACGCTGGAAAAGAAATTTTTGTGGGCCCTGCATCTTGGTGTGATCATACTTTCGGGTTGCAGCAGGAAAGCTGCCGTAAGCTCCTTGGGTTCGGATTACAATGAAAACCTCTCGGCCGTGAGGCCCCGCTTTGAATATGTAGAGCCGGTTGTTGGTAAAAAAAGCGAAGCACCGGCCGCCCCGGTGAACAAGCCAGCCCCGGCAGCCAATCTCGACAAGCCTCTGTACATTAATAAAAAACTGGATACCGCCCTGGATACCATGGCGCGGCAGAACAAGGCGATACGCTACATCAATGGTTTCAGGATACAGATTTATGTAGGCAATGTACGGCAGGAAGCCGAAGGCGCTAAAACGTACGTTTATCAGTTTTTCCCCGATCTGAATCCTTACATTTCGTACTCGCAGCCAACCTACCGCGTGAAAGTAGGCGACTTCATCTATCGCAGTGATGCAGAGCAATATCTCGAACTGATCCGTGATCAATATTCCTCAGCGGTAATCCTTCCCGACAGGGTGGACATTAAAAGAAGCCTCATGGTAAGTCTTCCTTCTGAAAGTAATTAA
- the gmd gene encoding GDP-mannose 4,6-dehydratase, whose protein sequence is MKKALITGITGQDGSYLAELLLEKGYEVHGIKRRSSLFNTQRIDHIYEDPHEKNIRFRLHYGDLSDSTNIIRIIQEVQPDEIYNLGAMSHVQVSFEEPEYTANVDGIGTLRILEAVRLLGLTKKTKIYQASTSELYGLVQEVPQSERTPFYPRSPYAVAKLYGYWITVNYREAYDMFAVNGILFNHESPLRGETFVTRKITRAVARIALGLQDKIYLGNLDAQRDWGHAKDFVEAMWLILQQDVPEDFVIATGVTTRIRDFVKMAFAEVGIEVEFSGTDVDEIARVVKCSHPDFQIETGREVVAVDPRYFRPTEVELLIGDPTKSMTKLGWKPKYDLKALVQDMVAADVLLFRKDRLLESSGHRVPNYYE, encoded by the coding sequence ATGAAAAAAGCCCTAATTACCGGAATTACCGGCCAGGACGGTTCTTACCTTGCTGAACTTCTTCTGGAAAAAGGATATGAAGTGCACGGCATCAAGCGCCGCAGCTCGTTGTTCAACACGCAGCGCATTGACCATATTTATGAAGATCCGCACGAGAAAAACATACGTTTCAGGCTGCATTACGGTGATCTGAGCGACTCTACCAACATCATCCGCATCATCCAGGAAGTTCAGCCTGACGAAATTTATAACCTGGGTGCCATGTCGCACGTGCAGGTAAGCTTTGAAGAACCCGAGTACACCGCCAACGTGGATGGAATCGGCACATTGCGTATCCTGGAAGCCGTGCGCCTCCTCGGCCTGACCAAGAAAACCAAGATATACCAGGCATCTACCTCCGAGCTGTACGGACTTGTGCAGGAAGTGCCCCAATCAGAACGTACACCGTTTTATCCCCGGTCGCCTTATGCGGTGGCTAAACTTTACGGCTACTGGATTACGGTGAACTACCGGGAGGCTTATGATATGTTTGCGGTAAACGGGATTTTGTTCAACCACGAGTCGCCGCTCCGGGGTGAAACTTTCGTAACCCGCAAAATCACCCGTGCCGTAGCCAGGATTGCCCTGGGATTACAGGATAAAATATACCTTGGCAACCTGGATGCCCAGCGCGACTGGGGACATGCCAAGGATTTCGTGGAGGCAATGTGGCTGATTTTACAGCAGGATGTTCCCGAAGACTTTGTGATTGCGACGGGTGTTACTACCCGCATCCGTGATTTTGTAAAAATGGCATTTGCAGAGGTAGGGATTGAGGTAGAATTCAGCGGAACCGACGTTGATGAGATTGCCAGGGTAGTAAAGTGCAGTCATCCCGATTTCCAGATTGAAACCGGCCGGGAGGTAGTGGCGGTAGATCCGCGTTATTTCCGCCCTACCGAGGTGGAGCTGCTGATCGGTGATCCTACCAAGTCCATGACAAAGCTGGGCTGGAAACCAAAATACGACCTGAAAGCCCTGGTACAGGATATGGTGGCTGCGGATGTTCTTTTATTCAGGAAAGACAGATTGCTCGAAAGCAGCGGTCACCGGGTCCCCAACTATTACGAATAA
- a CDS encoding ROK family protein, translating into MEQYLGIDVGGTNVKMGIVDATDGRISNFYSHDTASWRSSGHFIERLGDAIALQLVEYPEVKKVGIGVPGLTTRDRTTLIEITAIPEIDGIAIVPDLKTRFPNHDFFLENDANAAALGEYYFGEDKLPEDYIFVTLGTGIGGAAIIDKKVFKGGGGNAMEPGHVPSKNGKVLERNIGKKELLDMANNMRANYTGKTVLPSDGTISTTGLVAAAAGGDELAKQIFFEMGYLLGEGLVSMVRILDITTILIGGGISASFEYILPAINDRFKYWLTPYYLKTISIKRATLANDAGLLGAASLCFD; encoded by the coding sequence ATGGAACAATACCTCGGTATAGACGTAGGCGGTACTAACGTAAAAATGGGGATCGTTGACGCTACGGATGGCAGAATATCAAATTTTTACAGTCACGATACCGCCAGCTGGCGTAGTTCAGGGCACTTTATAGAGCGGTTGGGTGATGCAATTGCCTTACAGCTTGTTGAATATCCGGAAGTTAAAAAAGTGGGAATCGGAGTTCCCGGACTTACCACCCGCGACCGGACTACCCTGATCGAGATCACCGCCATTCCGGAAATAGACGGTATCGCCATTGTTCCAGACCTGAAAACAAGATTTCCGAATCACGACTTTTTTCTCGAAAATGATGCCAATGCAGCTGCTTTGGGCGAGTACTACTTTGGCGAAGACAAGCTTCCTGAGGACTACATTTTCGTGACGCTGGGTACCGGTATCGGCGGCGCGGCGATTATTGATAAAAAAGTGTTCAAAGGCGGCGGCGGAAATGCAATGGAGCCCGGCCACGTGCCCAGCAAAAACGGTAAGGTGCTGGAACGCAACATCGGTAAGAAAGAGTTGCTGGATATGGCCAACAACATGCGCGCCAACTATACCGGAAAAACGGTCCTTCCATCCGACGGCACAATCTCAACCACAGGACTTGTAGCCGCAGCAGCAGGCGGCGACGAGCTCGCCAAACAGATTTTCTTCGAAATGGGATACCTCCTGGGAGAAGGTCTCGTATCAATGGTCCGTATACTCGATATTACAACTATTTTGATCGGAGGCGGGATTTCTGCTTCTTTTGAATATATCTTGCCAGCCATTAACGATCGGTTTAAATACTGGCTGACGCCGTATTATCTGAAAACGATAAGTATAAAAAGAGCCACCCTGGCCAATGATGCAGGGTTGCTTGGAGCTGCATCGTTGTGCTTTGACTAA
- a CDS encoding thioredoxin family protein, with amino-acid sequence MALAVFSVTAVHAADKGRKEVAGKETGIQFMEASWASILKKAKAEKKVIFFDAYTTWCGPCKMLQKNVFTRTDVADVFNKNFINVKFDMESGEGPALAAKYPLEGYPTLFFIDPDGKIVRQVIGYQRPEELIKIAKSIKKVPGA; translated from the coding sequence ATGGCTCTTGCCGTATTCAGTGTTACTGCGGTACATGCGGCTGACAAAGGCAGGAAAGAGGTGGCCGGTAAAGAAACAGGCATTCAGTTTATGGAAGCCTCCTGGGCATCAATCCTGAAAAAAGCCAAAGCCGAAAAGAAAGTGATTTTTTTTGATGCCTATACAACCTGGTGCGGACCTTGCAAGATGTTGCAGAAAAACGTTTTTACAAGAACCGATGTGGCTGATGTTTTTAACAAGAACTTTATCAATGTAAAGTTTGATATGGAAAGCGGCGAAGGACCTGCACTGGCAGCCAAATACCCGCTGGAAGGTTATCCAACGTTATTTTTTATTGATCCTGATGGCAAGATCGTACGCCAGGTGATCGGGTATCAGCGCCCTGAGGAACTGATCAAAATTGCAAAGTCTATCAAGAAAGTGCCGGGAGCATAA
- a CDS encoding DUF5606 family protein, with translation MSDKVENTGMDLLKEIANVSGKGGLFRILKPSRAGVIVESLDEKHEKSLIGPTARVSVLKDVSIFTDGAEESVALSDVFLTIREQHGEEVDIQVKSASDKELIEFLDGVLPEFDRTKVYVSDIKKVITWYNLLSKHLPELFVASETEEASPETTTDEAEQA, from the coding sequence ATGAGTGATAAAGTAGAGAATACCGGAATGGATTTGTTGAAGGAAATTGCAAATGTTTCCGGAAAAGGCGGCCTTTTCCGCATTCTTAAACCCAGCCGGGCGGGTGTTATTGTGGAAAGTCTGGACGAAAAACACGAGAAATCGCTGATCGGTCCTACGGCAAGAGTTTCAGTTTTGAAAGACGTGTCCATTTTTACAGATGGTGCTGAAGAATCCGTAGCCTTGTCGGATGTGTTTCTGACCATTCGTGAGCAACATGGCGAAGAAGTTGACATTCAGGTAAAATCGGCATCAGACAAGGAACTGATCGAGTTTCTGGATGGGGTATTGCCTGAATTTGACCGTACCAAAGTGTATGTATCCGACATCAAGAAGGTAATTACCTGGTACAATCTGCTGTCCAAACACCTTCCTGAGCTGTTTGTAGCCTCTGAAACGGAAGAAGCCTCTCCCGAAACAACGACGGACGAAGCTGAGCAAGCCTGA
- a CDS encoding glycosyltransferase family 2 protein: MKLSVIVPAYNEEKTIWKVLEKLKSVELIGGFQKEIVVVNDCSTDNTENVASRFIMENPLLEISYFRHEYNQGKGAALHTGIRRATGDYIIVQDADLEYDPEEFNILLKPVIDGYADVVYGSRFMGGNAHRILFFWHTIGNKFLTFLSNMCTNLNLTDMETCYKLFRADLLKKLTLHEKRFGFEPEVTAKISRVPKIRIYEVGVSYYGRTYEEGKKINWKDGFRALYCIVRYGLFG; the protein is encoded by the coding sequence ATGAAATTATCGGTAATTGTTCCTGCTTACAATGAAGAGAAAACGATTTGGAAAGTACTGGAAAAGCTTAAATCCGTAGAGCTGATAGGCGGTTTTCAGAAGGAGATCGTCGTTGTTAACGATTGCTCCACAGACAATACCGAGAACGTCGCCAGCCGTTTTATCATGGAAAATCCGTTGCTGGAAATAAGCTATTTCCGGCATGAGTACAATCAGGGAAAAGGTGCTGCCCTGCACACCGGCATCCGCCGTGCTACGGGCGACTATATTATTGTACAGGATGCCGACCTGGAATACGATCCCGAAGAGTTCAACATTCTGCTGAAACCTGTAATTGATGGCTATGCAGACGTGGTTTACGGTTCGCGGTTCATGGGTGGTAATGCACACCGGATCCTGTTTTTCTGGCATACGATCGGGAACAAGTTCCTGACGTTCCTGAGCAATATGTGCACCAACCTCAACCTGACCGACATGGAAACATGTTACAAGCTGTTCCGGGCGGATTTGCTTAAAAAACTCACTTTGCACGAAAAACGCTTCGGCTTCGAGCCGGAAGTTACAGCCAAAATATCCAGGGTTCCGAAAATCCGCATTTATGAAGTAGGGGTTTCGTACTACGGCCGGACCTACGAAGAGGGTAAGAAAATTAACTGGAAAGACGGTTTCCGCGCATTGTACTGCATTGTACGGTACGGATTGTTTGGGTAA
- the deoC gene encoding deoxyribose-phosphate aldolase — protein sequence MNPAAIEYACLEAGASETTIRKLCEDAWIRQFGAIAVAPTFTAYAKEMLEFCPFKINIITVAGFPFGYSTTRTKLAEADEALTQGADEIQVSLNISQFKSMAYLSIREELRQLAVLVHDRGKLLTVCIETGLLDSFDLYTACELCTEASTDFVKTASGFFPADHGIQVVSKIRSILPANVRLSVFNGPGTTIQELLDAGANRVALAFGNLPG from the coding sequence ATGAATCCTGCTGCTATCGAATATGCCTGCCTCGAAGCCGGCGCCAGCGAAACTACCATTCGGAAATTATGTGAAGATGCCTGGATCCGGCAATTCGGTGCCATAGCAGTGGCGCCCACATTCACGGCCTACGCAAAGGAAATGCTCGAATTTTGCCCTTTCAAAATCAACATCATCACGGTTGCGGGATTCCCATTCGGATATTCTACAACCCGTACCAAACTTGCCGAAGCGGATGAAGCATTGACCCAGGGTGCAGACGAAATCCAGGTATCGCTCAATATTTCGCAGTTTAAATCGATGGCCTACCTGAGTATCCGGGAAGAGCTGCGGCAGCTTGCAGTACTTGTTCATGACAGAGGCAAGTTGCTGACCGTATGCATTGAAACGGGTTTGCTCGATAGTTTTGACCTGTACACTGCCTGCGAACTTTGCACCGAGGCAAGTACTGACTTTGTCAAAACTGCTTCCGGGTTTTTCCCTGCTGATCATGGCATTCAGGTGGTGAGTAAAATCAGGTCCATACTTCCGGCCAATGTACGCCTCAGTGTATTTAACGGGCCTGGTACTACCATTCAGGAGCTGCTGGATGCGGGCGCAAACCGTGTAGCCCTGGCATTTGGCAACTTGCCGGGCTGA